In one window of Brassica rapa cultivar Chiifu-401-42 chromosome A07, CAAS_Brap_v3.01, whole genome shotgun sequence DNA:
- the LOC103829992 gene encoding GATA transcription factor 8, with translation MIGQSFFPEDLDCGNFFDNMDDILDFPGGDIDVGFDIGESDSFPNIWTTHHDTWHAASDPLFASNTNTNSDSSPELYVPFEDIVKVERPPSLVEKKEDSFSTNMDSSSSHSTFRSSSPVSVLESSSSSSQTTNTTSLVLPGKQGRPRTKRPRPHVQEKDGVKDIVDSCLIVRIPKQFVSDHSKMISKKKKKAKVTSSSSSSGIDFEVNGNNNVDSYSSEQNPVRKCMHCEITKTPQWRLGPMGPKTLCNACGVRYKSGRLFPEYRPAASPTFTPALHSNSHKKVAEMRSKRCKDGSYTTQENDMQDLIPNTLV, from the exons ATGATTGGACAAAGCTTCTTCCCTGAGGATCTTGATTGTGGCAACTTCTTTGACAACATGGACGACATTCTTGACTTTCCCGGTGGTGATATCGACGTCGGTTTTGACATTGGTGAATCCGACTCTTTCCCTAACATCTGGACCACTCATCACGACACGTGGCACGCCGCTTCTGATCCTCTCTTCGCTTCCAACACCAACACAAACTCTGACTCTTCACCTGAGCTCTATGTTCCG TTTGAAGATATTGTTAAGGTTGAAAGGCCACCGAGCTTGGTTGAGAAGAAGGAAGATTCGTTTTCAACGAACATGGATTCATCGTCTTCTCATAGCACATTCAGAAGTTCAAGTCCAGTGTCGGTGCTCGAAAGCAGCTCCTCATCGTCTCAGACGACCAACACCACCTCACTTGTCCTCCCTGGAAAGCAGGGTCGTCCACGCACTAAGCGCCCTCGTCCACATGTCCAGGAGAAGGATGGAGTCAAAGACATTGTTGATTCGTGCCTCATCGTTAGAATACCGAAGCAGTTTGTCTCCGACCACAGCAAGATGAtctctaagaagaagaagaaggctaaggttacttcttcctcttcttcctcggGGATTGATTTTGAAGTGAATGGAAACAACAATGTTGATTCGTATAGTTCAGAGCAAAATCCAGTTAGGAAATGTATGCACTGTGAGATCACCAAGACTCCACAATGGAGGCTTGGACCTATGGGTCCAAAGACGCTTTGCAACGCGTGTGGCGTGCGTTACAAGTCAGGAAGGCTTTTCCCGGAGTACCGTCCAGCTGCTAGTCCAACATTCACTCCAGCTCTTCACTCAAACTCCCACAAGAAGGTGGCTGAAATGAGAAGCAAGAGATGCAAGGATGGAAGCTACACGACCCAAGAGAATGATATGCAGGATTTGATTCCGAACACACTGGTGTAG